A window of Physeter macrocephalus isolate SW-GA chromosome 6, ASM283717v5, whole genome shotgun sequence genomic DNA:
CGAAAATATGAAACaggaaattccagaaataaacaattcctaACTTTCAGATTGTGCTCTTCCCCACCCAGGCCGTGAATGATtcctttgtccagcatatcctgCCTGTTAGTCACTTCATAGCCACCTTGGTTATCAGATGGACTGTCGCGGTAGCTCAGAGCTGTGGTCAAGTCACCCTTATATTACTTAGTAATGGCCCCAAAACTCAAGACTAGTGATGCTGGCAGTTCagatattctcttactgtgcctcATGTATAAATTAAAATCTACCATAGATATGTAggtataggaaaaaaacatagtGTATATGAGATTCAGTACTATCCTCGGTTGCAGGCATCCATTAGGGGTCTGGACTGTGTTCCTCTCGGATAAGCAGAGACTACTACTATGTGTGTATCCAAAACTAGTCGAATGAGGCTGAGCCCCTCTTGCTAAAGCCCCGTACAACGTTCCACCCTCCGTGCCTGAGTTAGCAGACTCCAGAGCCTTCCCAGGTCGGGCATTTTCAATAGAGGTTCTGATTGACTGCCTTCCACAGCAGGAGGCTGTGACTGTCAGTTGACTTATCTGTGTCCTCCGCGGTCATGCCCTCCCCCACAGGGCTGGGGACTCTTTGCAGACCAGGCAGCAGCCAGCCTCCTCTCTGTGGCCAGGGCTTGGCCTCTAGCCTGGTGCACAGAGGAATGGAAGATGATGCATCTCCCgccagctcctccctcccctctgcatCCTGACTTCCTGGAATTGTAGACTGGGTACCTTTTATCCCCACAAGCAACTCTCCCCACACTCAGCACTTCCGGCCTTACTTTCTCACAGCTTTGTCCGACACCCTCCCTCCTGGGCGCTGCGATGGGATGTGTGTCATACCTGCGGTGGTGGAAAATGTCTCAAGAGCCAGCCAAGGGGATGTCCCGGGGCTGTCACAGGGGCCAGCCCCAGGCTGCTGGTGCTGAGCTCAAGTTTAATCAACAACCCACcccccccctccctgcccccaaaggCAGTGGCCATGAGAGAGCAAGATGTAGGGGTGAGACCCCAAGTTTCTAGTCATCGCTCCACCCACACTTACTGTGTGGCCTGGTACAGGGCGCCGTCCTCTCAGGGCTGCCTGTCCGGATCTGTGACGCAGAACCCAGAATCTTGGTCATTCCTGTCTTGCCAGGTCGCTGAGAGATTGTATGAGATCCTTGAATGACCACACTTTAAAGCAGTAAAGAGCTTGCCCACGTGAGTGCTaaagactgcctgggttcaaatccttgctcCGCTGTGTTCcatctgtgtggccttgggcaagtcattaaccactctgtgccttagtcttctcacctgtaaaatgggtaagAAGGGTCCCTCCCTTGTGGCCTTGTTGTAAGGATCAAGTGAGTTAATAATACAATGCATTTAGAGCAGAGCCTGATGCCTGCTAAGTGCTCAAATGCCCCTCTTGAAGAGGCCCTGAAGGATGGAGAACATTCTACTGTGGCCCTCACAGGTCCTCGTCCCCATAGctgtccctcccccactgcctgtTGATAAAATCCAAACTGCCAAACGGTGGCTGCTGATCTCTAAGAACAGTTTCTCTCTATTCCAAGAACCATCCTCAAACAATTATTTCCAATACAAGCTGAACTCTGGCTGACCCTTACTACAGCCCTGCACaaaattttttctcccttccccaagTTAGAAGCTCCTTCAGAGTCTTCTCACGCCTGGTATTCCCAAATAAAGCTTGTCCTAATGGGGCTCTGGCTGATTTTCTTCCATAGCCATTATTATCACCCCTGTATCCCCAGAATCTAGCACAGGATCTGGCCCATAGCACAAAAGATGGTTCGAAAAGAGCGGTCTCAGGAGGAGACAGTAGAAGGAAGTAATTAACGCTAATTGGAATAAATTAGAGGGCCTCTGACAAGTGGGGATGCTTGAACGTCTTGAGGGATGTGTAGGAGCCCGGGAGTGGACTGTTTGGGTGGCGGGACTGTTTCAAACCCAGGGACCAGCATGTGCCAAAGCAAATGAGTCAGTTGCGGTCCCTGCTCTCATGCCCACCCCCCGCAGGCCCAGCCTCCCACTCTTGAAGTGAAATATATGTAGTCCCAGCCAGAAGCCACATTCCGTGTGGCACCTGAAACCACAGACTATCAGGGCTAGGAGAGCACTTAGAAATCACCCAGGCTGACTACCCCATTCACTGATGGAGCGACTGAGGCATGAAAGCAGATGAGACCTGCCTGAGGTCCCTGCGTCATTGACTATTACATTAAGGAGTTCAGCCAGTGTCCTGAGGGTTTAGGGAGTCACTGGGGGTTTCCCTGGGGACTTAGGCAAGGGTGTGGCATGGCCAGATGTGACCATGTCTTGAATCCTGGATCTACCAACAATCAGCTGCATTtcttaacttccctgagcctcagtttcctaatctgcaaaatggggagtATAACACCTGCGTCACAAGGTCCTTGTCAGGTGATGAAATGATGCTTGAAAAGTGTCTGGCCGCGTGTCTGGAACATAAATATTAGCTTTCTTCCCACTTTTTAAATGTGCTTCTTGATGATTTTTGAAGTTGTCCTGGTTGTCCCCAATAATTAGGAGGACAGTGGTAAGTTATTCATCCTAGCTATGAACTGGTTCACCGTAATTTGCTTGGTAACTGCAGACATTGGAAGTTGCTTAGAGTGGGAATTGAGAGGTAGGAAGAGAGCAGAGATAGTCGGGGATTGAGGAAGTGAAGGAACAAATACAGCTCAAGAAATTGGAGAGCTGAGGGGCTGGAAGgccctcccacctctcctcccttttcttttataCCCCGATCTGACCTGGCTGCCTCCTGCTTCCTGCTCTGCATCTGACAGCTCTCCAAGGCCCTAGGCTGCCTGGTCCCCAGCTGGTGCCACTCCTCTCTCCTGCAATCTGACCCAGGCAAGCCTGtctctccttcattccttccacCCCTGCCAGCTGCTCCCTCCTTGCTCCATCTCCCAAGGCCCATACTCTAATCCACACTGGACATTCACACTGTGGCTTCTAGCCCATCAGTCCATCTCCACTTGGTGTAAGGCGGTCCCTTATGCCACTCACTACCAGCTCAGGTCTCCCATCAGACACAGTAAGGACAGCTGGGTTCCCTGGGTGTACCTGCTCATAGGGCCCTCTCAGCTTTCCAGTCTCCACCAtatcagcctcagttttccctgcCTAGAAAATCGGAGTCAGGAACAATAtagtttcttatcttttttttttttttttaatttatttatttatttttggctgtgttgggtcttcgtttctgtgcgagggctttctctagttgcagcgagcgggggccactcttcatcgcggtacgcgggcctctcactgtcgcggcctctcttgttgcggagcacaggctccagacgcgcaggctcagtaggtgcggctcacgggcctagttgctccgcggcatgtgggatcttcccagaccagggctcgaacccgtgtcccctgcattggcgggcagattctcaaccactgcgccaccagggaagcccaggaacgaTAGTTTCTGTTGTGGAAGGAAACTGAGGGGTTATCTGGCCTAGACATGTCACCAGGTACCAGCTATGATCAATCCGGCCTGCCTACAGAATCTAAGGCTGCATCCAAGCTCCGGAGAAAGGAGGAGTATGGtcaattagcaatgtctgccaggCACCACTGcaattgattagcaatgtctgccatgaGTGCAGCTTTATGAATGCCAGATATTGCTATTCATGATCTGGTCCAACTTTTCAGAGTCAAGGATActtgagatagatagatataaaatcaAGAGCAATATTTTCCCATGAGACCATATCAGATGGTGCCTGGACACCGAATAAGATAAATCTGACTCCTTCTAGTGAAAAAGGTATTTCCCTTACAatccttctgcattttctcaaggAAGAAGTCTCTGTTTGGTTCTGGCATGTCTTCATCAGCTTCCCAACActtgcttatctccactttaaACTAAGAGATAGAGCAGATTTCCAGCAGGCAATAAAttgaaacattttgttttattgtacttACTTTGTACCATTACCTTTTATTTATAGTGAATATCAGTTTTCCCATTTACAgaaccaatataaaattttttctttaaataaaagtattaaacaAAAAGTgaattgatttaaagaaaaatattaagtaaacaaTAACAAAGACAGTACACacagatcattaaaaaaaatacacacacacacacacacacacacacacacacacacacacacacacaaagctcaGGGGAAAATTGAGGCTCCAGATGAATATCAAGATANNNNNNNNNNNNNNNNNNNNNNNNNNNNNNNNNNNNNNNNNNNNNNNNNNNNNNNNNNNNNNNNNNNNNNNNNNNNNNNNNNNNNNNNNNNNNNNNNNNNNNNNNNNNNNNNNNNNNatacacacacacacacacacacacacacacacacacacacgtccaaaGCCTGAGAAATGTAACCCTCCCAAGAATTCTGCAAAGTGGAAATTCACTTGCAGAGAGATTTCCTGGTTTGCCGGAGGACACACAGCAAAGCTTGGGCACTGGGCTTGGGTCTGATGCTCTCCTCAGGACTGAGGAGACTTATGGCCCAGAACACACAGCATCATATGGCAGGAGGTGGGAAGTCAGATGGCCCGGTAATTAAGCTATTCCATGGTAAGGATCCAAGACTCAGACAACCTCAGGAAAAGGGAGTTTATTTTGGACATAGAAGAAATGGGAATCCTGAATGAAATGCAGTAACCCCCTGGGGAACAGGAGTATTAGTAATAGGAGCCCAGGCCCCTCAGCTAACTCCTCTCTAGCCTTTTGGGGCTCTTCTCCACATGCACCTGCTCCTTGGGGCCATCCTCCCGCCCTGTATTCAAATGTCCAAGACAGAGAAACTTGATTGGCCAGCTCAGGCCCGGCCTCCCTGATTGGACACAGCTTCTGTTCTAAGTCATCTCATAGGCTGCTGATGAACCTATGGGTGGGCTTGTGTCCGGTGCCCAATCAGCTGCAAGCATGGCCTATAAACGCGGGCACTGTGTTTTCACACCTTGGGGTTAGCTGGGACCTGCTGGGGTCCCTGCCTTCCGAAGAACTGTAGTCAAGAAGGGAGGTTGTGATAGGCATCACAAGTGTGATCAGTGCCAGGGACAGAGGGAAGAGAAGTGGACGGGTGGTGGGGAGCACCGAGAAGGAAGGGGTTAGCTGTGTGTGGCGGGGGCGACTGCCACGCGAGGGGATGAGCCTCTTGCTGAAGCGGGCATGCTGGAATCTAATGGGCCTGGATCGCCGCCTCTCCAAGTCTTGACCTCAGAAATGTCAAGGCACCAGGGATGCTCCTGTGAGGTGGATGGTACCCCCTGCATGAAGGCAGCTGGGCGCAGGGAGCCCAGGCAAGGTGATGCCAGATAGTTCATCAATTCACCCAGGGAATATGATGGAGTGCCAAGTGCACTGTGCCAAGTGTAGTGAGTGGAGCTGCCATCTGGAGGCGGTGTGCCAGCCCCTGAGCTGCAGAAAAGACCAGTGGAGGGTGGAACAGGAGGGGCCCAAGGGAGGGCTCCCTGTGACAGCATCAGGACCTGCCACGAGGAAGGGTTTACTTTCCAGCAGCATGCTACTGTGAAGCCATTGTGGAAAGATCCAGCCGATGTCCACTTTGCTGGGGCATTTGTGTCCATACTTGGGCCACAGCGTTAAGGATGCTGTAGCCAAGCATTCAAAGGTCACAAGAGATCCCAAAGGGGGAGTGACAGGGCCACTTTGCTTAGCCACCCTGTGACCCTGAGAGCCTGTCCCTCCAGCACCGAATCTCAAAGTTTGGGCACATTGAAGGAGGTGGTGTTTCCCTCCCAGGGAAGCAGAAGTGACACTTGAAGGATAAAGGGAGCTTGTCACCTAGATGAAGGAGGAGAGGGCACCCCAGGCACAGGGAAGAGCATGTGTAAAGGTGTGGGGGAATGAGGGAGCTCCAAGGGGCTCAGTAGGACTCTTGGGAGGCTACAGAAGGGAATGTCCCAACACGATGCTGGAGGGGCAAGGGGAGGGCCAAGAAGTGGTGCTGAGGGCAGTGGAGAGCCACGGCAGGGTTTTAAACCCGGAGCAGCATGGCCCTCTTTGTGCTCTGGAAAGAGCACTCTGGTTGTCCTGAGGTGCGTGGGTGCAAGGGGGTGTGACTGGGGCAGGAAGCCCTGTGAGGAGCGCAGGGTGAAGGCCCATGGAGAACCCCGAATTCTCCCTGAAGAGGAGCTGCagggctggagaggaggagagacgCTTCAGAGGCAAAACCCGCAGGACTCCACGACTGATGAGGGAGTGCGGAGTCAAAGTGCCTCTCCCCGCGAAGTTCTTGGCTTGGGCCGTAGGACCGGGGAGCAGCAAATGAGGTGTGGAAGTGAACAGCCGAGTGTGCAGGGCTGGGTGAGGGCCCTCTGGCCAGAGATGACCGGGGGCAGCTGGACACCGAGTATAGCAGTGGACAAGCCTCACAGACAGAGAGTCCTCAGCTGGGCCTGGTGCAACAGCAGAAGGccacctgcctcccagccctggccGTCTGTCTACACTGTGTGAGCCGGGTCCTGATCCTGGAGCTCTTGGAGGGACAGGTAGGCATCGGTGTTCAGGgtcaggcaggaggtgggggccCGGACTTGGCTTTGCCCAGGAGAGCTGGCCCAGGGGAAGCTGGCCCCCTCCCTCGGGCTGGGGACAGGCacctcctctcctgcttctcccagCGCATGCTCCGGGGGTGACTGCAAATCCACCAGGTCAGGGGCTTCTAGCGGGGGaggccccaggggctggggggcccaGTCTCCAGGGACTCCCTCctgcggggcggggggcagcctCTCTTCACCAGCCCCAATGCCCCCCAGGGCAGTGTTCGGGGGGCCTGGGCCACCGAGGAGACTGGGGGAGAAGAGCAGCAGGTCGTCCCCAGGGGGGAAGGTGCAGTAGGCATCCTCCTCCCCTGGCGGAGGcggcaggggtgggaggagagcccCCTCTGGCACCCCGGGCCCACCCTGATCGGGCTCCTCCATGAAGGGGTCGTAGGCGAAGTACACCTGGCAGGCCTCGATCTCCAGGGCGTCTGGGAGGTGGAAGAAGAAGTAGCCCTGGTTGGTGAAGCAGCTGGTCACCGAGTGGCCGCTGGTCTCGGTTGAGGATGGCGAGCCCTTGTCCTGCTGCTGCAGAAGGAGCAGCTGCGTGGCCTTGGCGTCCCTGTCCAGCACCTCCAGTGGGGAGATCTCGGGCACTGGGCCGCTGGGGCTGAAGGAGGATGAAGGGAAGGGCGAGGAGAGCCACTTCTGCCAGTACAAAGAGCAGAGGGAGGGTGAGTGGCCACCTCTTTCAGACTCAGCCACATCCCCTAACTCGTCCTCCTTCAGCAGTCCGCTCAGGGCTGCCCCCtccgggaagccctccttgactgTAGCCCCCACCTcccaaacagacacacacacatacacacacacacacaaaccctgcCCACTGGTTTGGGGAGCCCTCTGCATCAGCCCAGGGGGTGTGGCTGTTTCCCAGCTCCAGCACAGGCCTTCCTGGCTCGCTGTAGGCGCCCAGGGGATGTCTTGGTTCAATGTGTGACTGTTTATCGAGCAGCTCCTGTGAGCCTGGTGCCGCTCTCGGTCCCGGGAACACAGCAATTGGTAGAATCCTCAGAGTGTCTGGTGGGGACCAGTGCGAGTGTGTGAACCAACCAACCACTGCTGAAGCAGCAAGGGTCCCGAGAGCGCATCACGGTCACCATACAGATGCCCAGAGAGGGTCTGTGCCCTGGCCCTGATCACACAGCCAGCAGGTGGAAGAGCTGGGCCCCACGTTCCCCACTCACACTGCCATGGAACCATCTCCAGTGGGGAGCTAATTGTCCCCCAGTTGACCACTCCCTCCTGGTGCCCTGCGGCCCTCCACCCCCCACACCCTCCATCCACAGAGAGAGGAAAGCACCCATCAGAGCACTTCTCAGTTGCTCTGGAGTCCACAGAGCCCTGGCAAGGAACAGGGAGACCCGGGTTCTAGCCCTGGCGCTGGCactctctagctgtgtgaccctgggcaggtcactgcacctctctgagcctcaattccaCAACATTTAGCTGCCTCTTTCCTGACTTCCTCACTATGGGCCAGCAGAGAgatgttaaagaagaaaatgaaggtgGAAACACCTGGCCCAGGTAAAATGCAGACTACCCAGCAGAAGCGTAGGGGAGTGTTCACCCCTCAGGGCAGGGTGATGGGGCCTCAAGAGGGTGCACTTGAGAACCCCCAGCAGCCTTCTGTCCTGGAAGCCCTCTGCAGCTGGACCGCGGTCCCCGCAGCACAGGGACCAGGCCTGATGGGACCAGGCCCCCCTGCACTCCTGTGCTCAGCACAGGGCCTAGGGACCCAGTTGATGTTCTGCAGATGAATTAATGGACCAGAAGAGAAACATCCTGGTTCTCCATCCCCGGAGTGAGTTCCCGGGGCTGAGCCACTCGACAAAatctaccccctcccccaaaccaggAGTTCATGTTACAGAGGAAAGGCCGAGAGAGGGACAGCAAGAGCAAACTAAGGATGGCCGAGAGGGATAGCaggccagggaggcagggaaagaggCAGGTCAGGTGCGGCTCCAACGCTAGAAGAAGCAgcggagggcagggccaggcagcAGTGCTGAGCAGTGGCCAGAAGAAGAGGGCAGGCCTGGGGCCGGCACTGGTGTGCTGGGCCTCTCTGGGCCGCCCTCAGAGGTGTGTGTGGTCAGGCACTTCCCGGGCCTAGGCCTCCATCCACAGCGCCCTGAAGCGCAGGTGGGCGGGGGGCACAGGAAGAAACTCATCCCCCTTCACATACACTGGCACACGCGCTCCCAGGTCCCACAGGCAGGGCAGTGGGCCTTACGGTCTTGGAGCCGGGGGttctggggcagagagagagagagagagcagctgGCCTGTCACCCACGTgcagaggagagggtggggtCCCTCTTGGCCAGCCCCCAGTCACATCATGCATCCCCAGGGCCTCCTCGGGATACCCCCTCCACGCAGCAGGCCTGGGCCAGGCATCTAGACCTGGGGATGACCTCGTGGGAAGATGGAGTGGCTTGCAACTCTCTAGAAAGGACCCCAGTCCCACCTCAAAATGTCCTAAGCCCATAGCGTGAGAAGGACTTCAAGGCAGAAGAGGTCTGAGGATGCATCTAGTCCTGCTTCCAGCCGGTTCCAATGTAGGAATCCCTTCTGCCATGTGGCTGACACATAGTCGGCCAAGGCTGACTTGAATACCTCTGTTGATGGGGAGCTCACTACATTTAGGGCTGAAGGAGGAATTTTAAGGAGACACATTCCCCCACATCAAGAGCGCTGTAGGTAAGCTACCCCGAGTCATGGGATTTTTCCAAAGAATTCCAGAAGGGGCTCTGATCAGCCCTGACAGAGAACGCCAAAGCCAGCTCCTGACAGCTCTGGTCCAGCATGGCTTTCCAGCCCCTCAACACTCCTCCTGACTTCTCTCCGCCCCCACCTCACGCCCCCTCCACCAACACCAATCCAGGGAGcctggagcgggggtgggggtggtagaAGCAGCCCACCACATCCCCCTACCCCCTTGAAACTTCCTTCCTGAAGCATCTGtgggctgagggaggggagacGACTAAACTTTAAATGGCGCTGAGTGTTCTGACATGTGGGCGTGCACTTTTAAAATGAATCTGTGTTTTGTAACTAGAAATGCCTAGAGGCCTTGCTAACGTCTGTGATAAGTCACGGAACCTGGCCAGGGAGTTTCTGCAAGAGCAGGAAGCACTAGCCCCACGGAGCAGGTCTGCACGGGGAGCGGCGGGGAGAGAACTTGCACCTTGCAGATCCTGCTCCATCAACAGCCTGGTGCCAGTAATTCCGGCTAGAGCTCcgtgagcacttgctgtgtgcccGGCAATGTCCTTGGGACCATCCACATAGTAACATTATCCCCCCACCACCCATCATttggcaggtgaggaaactgagacaccgAGAGGGTCTATAACTCGCCCAAGGCCACACGGCCaggaagtggtggagccagggttagagcccaggcagtctggctcagaTGGGAGCTGCCATTCAGCCTGAGAACACTGGGGAAAGGGGCCCGTGCCCACCCGCGAGGCAGCTCACTTTACCTTTCTTCTTCCACAAAGGGCAAAAAGCCGCTGTTCCTGCACCTCCTCCCCATCCATTCCACACCACTGCCCACCCTCTGGCCCGCCTGTGCCAGCTGCCTACTCTGTCCTCCATCCACCTCCAGACTCCTACCTGGAAATCTCCTCCATGCTCGGAGCTCAGCTGGGAAAAGAACTCCGAGGGGTCTGGGATGTGACACTTCAGAACCTTCTTCAGCCTGgacaggggagaggaagggagggaaggagggtgagAAGGGAAGGGGGCCACAGCGTCCTGCCATCAGCCCCGCAGCTCCGAGGGCAGGGCGCCGAGCTGTTCATTTACTTTGTCGGTATTGATCGTGTGCCCAGTAAGGGAGGGtattgtgctgggcactggggacacaagAATAGCCAACAGAGAAGGTCCCTGCTCTTAAGGAACTGACATTCTAATGGGGAGCCAGACAGTGAAGCAAGTGTGCAAGTTTACCATTCATTGTAATGTGGAGACAGAGGGCAGGATGCCATGCAAGAGAAGGATGTGAGGGTGGGGGACCAAGCAAGCCAGAGCGGTAGGGGACCAAGAAGACTGAAGCAGAGTGAACcaagaggagggaggcaggagagaggccAGATGGTGGGCCACCTTGTCAAGGCTGCCCTGGACGGTGGTTCAAGCTGTGCACTGCCCAAGGGCACCTGGGGtttttggcgggggggtgggggggcggtggtgaATGGAGGCTGAATTCCAGCCCATACTCTGCTTGCCAAGCTGAGGGCCCCAGTATCTGTGTGCATCTGCCTCAAGTTGTATGCCACAGCCTCAAGACCCCAGAAAACCTGGCTGTCACCCAGAGGTCCAGGCTGGGGTCCCCCACTCCTTTCTGGTCTCTGGCCACACCCACCTCCCTGAATTTTCAGTTCCTGGAATGCTCCTGCCTCGTTCCCACCCAGGATCTTTGCACAAGCTACTTCCTCCTCCTGAGATGTGCTCCCCAACCCTTCCCTGCCTGGTTCACTTCTCCTCCAGATTTCAGTGGAATCATTACTTCCTCAGGGAAGCACCCCCCCCGAACCCCGGCCACCCCTTAGCTGAGGTTCCTTTCCCTGTTGTCTGCTTCCAGTACATACGgtaccttccttccttcaccaGCCTAATCACGTGTGTCGTTATAAACGTGCATGATTAGGATGTATCTGCCTTCCCCCATGGGACTGTGGGTCAATGAAGATGGGACGACGTGCCTGTGGTTGCCCTTGCGTTCCCAGCACTCAGCACCGTACCCAGCCCAGAGCTAGGGCTcagtaaataaaggaataaacaaatgaatacgCATACGCGTGAGGACCCCCCAACGCAGGCAGCtggcacgtgcacacacacatactcaagtCCCGGGCGTGATGCTCTGGGCAGGGCTCCCGTGgggctctccctgccccactcccctCGGGCTGGTTCTCTGGGCTTCCAGCTTGGGCGGAAAGGCCAGGGGTCAGGCAGGGAGGGCTCTTGAGAGGGCAGAGTGAGCACTGGAGATTGAGAGCAGGGGGCTCAGCCCGGAACCTGACCTGGCGGGGAGCGGGTCGCGTCAGACAGGAGCATGAAGGACAGACAGGGAGGGGAGCGCTCTTACCACGGCCCGTTGTACCGAAAGCTGGTCAGAAGGTAAACCAAGACGGCGAAACAAAAAGCGCAGCTGAGGCCCAACACGATGTGGCCCGTCGACGGAAGGGGCGGCGGGGTCTTCTTCCTGGTTGCTGcccggggtgggaggaggagaaggggcgGGGTTAGAGAAGtgaccccacccaccctggctcGATCCAGCATCCCCCACCCATGACCTGGTGCTGAGGGACAGGCCAACCTCTGACCCGAGGCCTTTACAGGGTCCCAGCTGGTCCAGCAGAGCTGCTGTGTGCCCAGCCAGCATGGGGCATCGCGGCCGACATGCTTCGTCACAGCATCCTTGCCTCGGTACCATGGTAcccgctttacagatgaggaaacaggctaaCAGGTGAAAACAGCCCACCCCTGACCTCGGCAGAAACCAAGAGTTTGAAGTTTCAGGGTGGAGAGGGTGGAAGGAGCCTCGCTGGCCTCCCCGCCAACTCACAAGGCCATGGCAAGTCCCCCCGCCTCACTGATCCCctgttcccatctgtaaaacgcGCCCAAGTTGCCCGCCCTGTGGGTCGCAGCAAGTGAGCTAATGATGGCCAAAGGGCTCCATACCTACACCCCAAGCCTCCCGCACCAGCCACTGCCTCCTGCCGGAGCTgcatccccaccccagctccccatCAGTACCTTCAGGCCTCGTCCTGAAGACCAGGGGCTGGCTCCAGGGGCTCCAAGCCTCGTGGTTGCCTAGCTGGGGCCTGGCCCGCACCTGAAGCTCATACAGCGTGTCTGGAGCCAGCGTCTCCAGAGAGAGCCATTGCTGGTTCTGCTTGAGGCTCAGCAGTGGGGTGTCCTGGACAGAAACAGGGCTGTCAGACCAGAGGGGTCCCCACTGCCCACCTCACCTC
This region includes:
- the IL2RB gene encoding interleukin-2 receptor subunit beta; the encoded protein is MAAPALSWCLSLLVLLLPLAIPRASTSVNDASKLTCFYNSRANISCAWSWDGGLQVTTCHIRAQPDKRQWNESCELFPVKPGSWACNLILGPPDSQKLTIVDAINLTVMCREGERWRMMMTQNFKPFDNIRLMSPHSLQVVHIGTHRCNITWNVSQFSHYIQSSVEFEAQTRSPGHSWEDTPLLSLKQNQQWLSLETLAPDTLYELQVRARPQLGNHEAWSPWSQPLVFRTRPEATRKKTPPPLPSTGHIVLGLSCAFCFAVLVYLLTSFRYNGPWLKKVLKCHIPDPSEFFSQLSSEHGGDFQKWLSSPFPSSSFSPSGPVPEISPLEVLDRDAKATQLLLLQQQDKGSPSSTETSGHSVTSCFTNQGYFFFHLPDALEIEACQVYFAYDPFMEEPDQGGPGVPEGALLPPLPPPPGEEDAYCTFPPGDDLLLFSPSLLGGPGPPNTALGGIGAGEERLPPAPQEGVPGDWAPQPLGPPPLEAPDLVDLQSPPEHALGEAGEEVPVPSPREGASFPWASSPGQSQVRAPTSCLTLNTDAYLSLQELQDQDPAHTV